GAATTCTTTGGTGTGTTTTAAGAATTACTTCCTCTTCTTTTATAAGATACTCTTCTAATTCAGTATCTGCCCCTTTTAGGCTAACATCTTCCTCTTGTACTTCTTCTGCCATTACTTCGTCCTTAATTTTATGTTATAAAATGAAGGAAACCCTCCATTTATAATGACGGTATCAGAAGTAATTCTGATACCTACGTTAACACTATGTTTAACTCAGCGTTAAGCTCATCACGCTAGCGTGATTTAGTAAGCCTAACATATACCCGTTGTGGTGCGGGATACCCTTCAACCGTTTTCGTCTCATCTTCAGGATCTAAAAAATCCTCCAAAGACTGCCCCTCTATCCACTCGGTTTTTCTTTGTTCCTCTGCATCTGTACGTGATGTCTCCAACACTTCAAAAGACTCAAATCCTGCACGCAGACACCAATGTTTAAGTGCTTTTATCGTCGGTACAAAATATATATTTGGTATCTTAGAGTATGAGTCTTTTGGACACAGTGCATACTCTTCGTCACCGTCTATATAAAAAGTATCAAGAATAACTTCACCCTCCTTATCCAGCGAGCGAAAAAGCTGTTTTAGCATTGCTACGGGATCACTTCTATGATATAAAACACCCAAACAAAATATAGTATCAAACTTCTCTTCGTAAAACTCGGCATGTTCAACTCCGAGCATCTCATAAACTATATCACTCTTTACAAAATGATTTATAAAGTCAAACTGTGTCCTATACAAAGGAGAAGGGTCAAACCCTACAAGTAATGAGGGTTTATCTTCCAACATACGAAACATATAATAACCGTTGTTACAACCTATATCGGCAACTCTTCTATCTTTTAAATTAAAATGCTTACGTAAAAGGTTATATTTTATATTACTGCGCCATTCAGTATCTATATATGTTCCAAAAAGTTCAAAAGGACCTTTTCTCCACGGCATCATAAGTTTTGCGACATCCTTTATATCGCCTTTGTAATCCCCTTTTATCTTTATAACATCCCCAAGTTCTATATCATAAGAGGTATTTTTTAAATTATTAAGTGCATCTCTAAGTGGTTTTATATTTTTCCAAGTAAGCCATTTTTCTCTATCTTCTCGTATTTTCTCTAAATCCATAATATTCTTTGTAGGTTATTTTTATTATAATTATATCTAAAATTTAATATGTA
The genomic region above belongs to Sulfurimonas lithotrophica and contains:
- the cmoB gene encoding tRNA 5-methoxyuridine(34)/uridine 5-oxyacetic acid(34) synthase CmoB, with protein sequence MDLEKIREDREKWLTWKNIKPLRDALNNLKNTSYDIELGDVIKIKGDYKGDIKDVAKLMMPWRKGPFELFGTYIDTEWRSNIKYNLLRKHFNLKDRRVADIGCNNGYYMFRMLEDKPSLLVGFDPSPLYRTQFDFINHFVKSDIVYEMLGVEHAEFYEEKFDTIFCLGVLYHRSDPVAMLKQLFRSLDKEGEVILDTFYIDGDEEYALCPKDSYSKIPNIYFVPTIKALKHWCLRAGFESFEVLETSRTDAEEQRKTEWIEGQSLEDFLDPEDETKTVEGYPAPQRVYVRLTKSR